In Lates calcarifer isolate ASB-BC8 linkage group LG23, TLL_Latcal_v3, whole genome shotgun sequence, a single genomic region encodes these proteins:
- the chadlb gene encoding LOW QUALITY PROTEIN: chondroadherin-like b (The sequence of the model RefSeq protein was modified relative to this genomic sequence to represent the inferred CDS: deleted 2 bases in 2 codons) codes for MGGSRGQSCRGSRDRERVSKRPASGRNHNETMMYSHLCPDTLWVPLLSLLLLCLPAAYTAKCPQECVCDQIQLTVTCVNKNLTQVPPTVDEITVKLDLRGNDIQELPTGAFKHTPYLTHLSLQRCNIRRVKEGAFRGLGRLVFLNLANNNIEILYQESFDGLSSLKQLMIDRNRVEEIQPGAFSQLGFLNLLSITHNQLVYIPNMAFQGLQNIKWLRLSHNSLNYLDTEAFAGLFTLTRLSLDHNELQFFPTETMTRLPEVTRLDLSYNPMTYLGEDAVSMTKLTHLFLDHMSLQDMANTAVSKSPSLTHLDISYNQLRVVQPLSEGSPKVARLNLAGNPIYCNCYLRPLREWAIRSKVKLMGTCGGPGHLSGENLEAVHPAELRCQSQEAMLKAEFEEANRITPPPTEEPENKVKCPANCVCEAETHHSSCENRGHTKVPRGFSPNTRLLDLRGNHFHYIPSNSFPGLPQVVSLHLQRCKIVEVEGGAFSGMKGLIYLYLSENELTSLSPDAFKGLPQLTYLHLEKNRFTTFPKGAFKLVPSLLALHLENNTITKLEPGVLSGAEGLRALYLTGNAITHVSPRALDQASDLDTLHLGGNKLKEVPTEALTKAGNLRDLRLSGNSIRWVGPNAFRPLERSLKELYLDNMGLEKMSQNSLAGLGPGLRSLFLEGNQLEEVPDLHPLTSLEVINLADNPLMCDCPLLPLRLWIEKVNLKVRATCANPPELRGRRVKDVHVFKACPGGEGLPSPPTATAKPAKAPKATKPKPMHLNGLRHVKMLKAKSKLRKNPNTKQAAAKKTKRRSMA; via the exons ATGGGGGGCAGCCGGgggcagagctgcagagggagcagagacCGTGAGAGAGTCAGTAAACGACCCGCATCTGGACGGAACCACAACGAGACCATG ATGTACTCCCATCTCTGTCCTGACACCCTCTGGGTCCCcctgctcagtctgctgctcctctgcctccctgcaGCATACACAGCTAAATGTCCACAAGAGTGCGTTTGTGACCAGATCCAGCTCACTGTGACCTGCGTCAACAAAAACCTGACCCAAGTTCCTCCTACTGTTGATGAG ATCACAGTGAAATTAGATCTTCGAGGTAATGACATCCAGGAACTTCCCACTGGGGCTTTCAAACACACGCCCTACCTGACTCACCTGTCCCTGCAGCGCTGTAATATCCGCAGGGTGAAGGAGGGGGCTTTCCGTGGCCTCGGCCGCTTGGTCTTCCTCAAT CTGGCCAACAACAACATCGAGATCCTCTACCAG GAGTCGTTCGATGGTCTGTCTTCACTGAAGCAGCTCATGATCGACCGTAACCGTGTGGAAGAGATCCAGCCCGGAGCTTTCTCTCAGCTGGGCTTCCTCAACCTGCTTTCCATCACA CACAATCAGCTGGTCTACATCCCCAACATGGCCTTCCAG GGTTTGCAGAACATCAAATGGCTTCGTCTCAGTCACAACTCTCTGAACTATCTGGACACTGAGGCCTTCGCTGGTCTGTTCACACTCACCCGTCTCAGTCTGGACCACaatgagctgcagttttttcCCACTGAGACCATGACCAG GCTGCCAGAGGTGACCCGTCTGGACCTGAGCTATAACCCCATGACTTACCTCGGGGAAGACGCAGTGTCCATGACTAAGCTCACCCACCTCTTCCTGGACCACATGTCCCTGCAGGACATGGCCAACACAGCTGTTTCTAAATCTCCCAGCCTCACCCACCTGGACATCAGCTACAACCAGCTGCGAGTCGTCCAGCCCCTCTCCGAAGGTTCACCCAAGGTGGCACGCCTCAACCTGGCTGGGAACCCCATCTACTGCAACTGCTACCTGCGTCCGCTCAG GGAGTGGGCGATCCGCAGCAAGGTGAAGCTGATGGGGACGTGCGGAGGACCAGGCCATCTCTCTGGAGAAAACCTGGAGGCCGTCCACCCTGCAGAGCTGCGCTGCCAGAGCCAGGAGGCCATGCTGAAGGCCGAGTTCGAGGAGGCAAATAGGATCACACCGCCACCCACCGAAGAGCCAGAGAACAAAGTCAAGTGTCCTGCCAACTGTGTCTGTGAG GCCGAGACGCACCACTCTTCATGTGAAAACCGTGGTCACACCAAAGTTCCTCGGGGTTTTTCTCCCAACACGCGCCTCCTCGACCTGCGCGGCAACCACTTCCACTACATCCCCAGCAACAGCTTCCCCGGCCTGCCCCAGGTTGTGTCCCTGCACCTGCAGCGCTGCAAGattgtggaggtggagggcGGAGCTTTCAGTGGGATGAAGGGACTGATCTATTTGTACCTGTCTGAGAATGAACTCACTTCCCTCAGTCCCGACGCCTTTAAAG GTCTCCCTCAACTGACTTACCTCCACCTGGAGAAAAACCGCTTCACCACCTTCCCCAAAGGAGCCTTCAAACTGGTGCCCAGCCTGCTAGCACTTCACTTGGAGAACAACACTATCACCAAGCTGGAGCCGGGCGTGTTGAGCGGGGCCGAAGGCCTCAGAGCTCTCTACCTCACTGGGAACGCCATCACTCACGTGTCGCCCAGGGCTCTGGACCAGGCCAGCGACCTGGATACGCTCCACCTGGGAGGAAACAAACTGAAGGAGGTGCCCACCGAGGCGCTGACCAAGGCAGGGAACCTCAGAGACCTGAGGCTGTCCGGGAATTCAATCCGCTGGGTGGGGCCAAATGCTTTTCGACCGCTGGAGAGGTCACTGAAGGAGCTGTACCTGGATAACATGGGGCTGGAGAAG ATGTCACAGAACTCCCTGGCAGGCCTGGGTCCAGGACTGAGAAGTCTCTTCCTGGAGGGCAACCAGCTGGAGGAGGTGCCCGATCTCCACCCCCTCACCTCTTTGGAGGTCATCAACCTGGCTGACAATCCTCTGATGTGTGACTGCCCTCTGCTGCCGCTACGCTT GTGGATTGAGAAAGTCAACCTGAAGGTACGAGCCACCTGTGCCAATCCCCCCGAGCTGAGAGGTCGCAGGGTCAAGGACGTCCACGTCTTCAAAGCCTGCCCCGGAGGAGAGGGCCTCCCCTCGCCTCCTACGGCCACCGCGAAGCCTGCTAAGGCGCCGAAGGCAACCAAACCTAAACCAATGCACCTCAACGGCCTCAGGCACGTCAAAATGCTGAAGGCCAAATCCAAACTTCGCAAGAATCCAAACACCAAACAGGCAGCAGCCAAGAAAACCAAGAGACGCAGCATGGCTTGA
- the rangap1b gene encoding LOW QUALITY PROTEIN: ran GTPase-activating protein 1b (The sequence of the model RefSeq protein was modified relative to this genomic sequence to represent the inferred CDS: deleted 3 bases in 2 codons) has protein sequence MASDDIAQLADALSKTHVGDGELSYKGLGLKLDNAESVEELVREIEQYQGLRALRLEGNTLGVEAARAIAKALESKDLLQRCYWSDMFTGRLRSEIPTALRSLGSALMSAGTRLTELDLSDNAFGPDGVKGIEQLLKSPSCHTLRELRLNNCGMGIGGGKILAEALIECHRQSSALGAPLKLRVFIAGRNRLENEGASALAKAFQLMGSLEEVHCPRTGINYTGVMALAAAMRHNPELRVLNFNDNTFTKKGTLAMAQALRHLRNIQVVNFGDCLVRSEGAIALAAVLREGLPILKELNLSFGEITEAAALVVAQAVMDKPYMEKVDLNGNCLGEEGCEALREAMENVDKGDMLASLSDDEGEPDDEDDDDSEHDDDDVSDDCPEANEEDGEIVKENGKEDSPVKVQSPAEITSFLICPSVEKLLQLGEMRTNLLQQADASDPHKAADVLLKIASLYSEESETKTAVLETTGDVLKKLLSGSALQSYCFLSTLLVMMGLLKGEGKMKKVSLVPGQLLCLEHAVQQDYFPQHHASLLHTFVSKNSEALKSCGAARERLSSALEKRCNDQH, from the exons ATGGCCTCAGATGATATTGCACAGCTGGCTGATGCTCTCTCCAAGACCCATGTCGGGGATGGAGAGTTGAGCTATAAGGGCCTGGGACTGAAGCTGGACAATGCAGAGTCAG TGGAGGAGCTGGTTCGTGAGATAGAGCAGTACCAGGGTCTGAGAGCTTTGCGCCTGGAAGGGAACACTCTTGGTGTTGAGGCAGCCCGAGCCATTGCCAAGGCCTTGGAGAGCAAAGACCTGCTCCAG AGATGCTACTGGAGCGACATGTTTACGGGAAGACTGCGCTCTGAAATCCCAACAGCTCTG agGTCTCTGGGCAGTGCTTTAATGAGTGCTGGGACCAGGCTGACTGAGTTGGACCTGAGTGACAACGCCTTTGGCCCGGACGGTGTGAAGGGAATCGAGCAGCTGCTGAAGAGCCCCTCCTGCCACACCCTGAGGGAGCTGAGGCTCAACAACTGTGGCATGGGAATCGGAGGAGGAAA GATCCTGGCTGAAGCTCTGATCGAGTGCCACAGACAATCATCAGCCCTTGGAGCTCCGCTCAAACTGAGGGTGTTCATCGCAGGGAGGAATCGCCTGGAAAACGAAGGAGCCAGTGCCCTGGCCAAGGCCTTTCAG CTGATGGGCAGCCTGGAAGAAGTCCAC TGCCCCAGAACTGGTATCAACTACACTGGTGTGATGGCGTTAGCTGCAGCCATGCGACACAACCCAGAGCTCCGCGTCCTCAACTTCAACGACAACACTTTCACCAAGAAGGGAACACTGGCCATGGCACAG GCTCTGAGGCATCTGAGAAACATCCAGGTGGTCAACTTTGGAGACTGTCTGGTCCGCTCTGAAGGAGCCATCGCCCTCGCTGCAGTGTTGAGAGAGGGACTGCCGATCCTCAAG GAGCTGAATTTGTCGTTCGGTGAGATCACA GAGGCGGCTGCGTTAGTGGTGGCTCAGGCCGTCATGGACAAACCCTACATGGAGAAAGTGGATCTAAACG GTAACTGTCTGGGAGAAGAAGGCTGTGAGGCTTTGAGAGAGGCGATGGAGAACGTGGATAAAGGAGACATGCTGGCGtcactcag TGACGACGAGGGAGAACCTGATGAcgaagatgatgatgacagtgaacatgatgatgatgatgtgagtGACGACTGTCCTGAAGCCAACGAGGAGGACGGAGAAATTGTgaaggaaaatggaaaagagGACAGTCCTGTTAAAGTTCAGAGCCCA GCAGAGATCACGTCTTTCCTCATCTGCCCCTCTGTTGAAAAGCTTCTTCAGCTTGGAGAGATGAGGACAAACCTGCTGCAACAG GCTGATGCCTCTGACCCACACAAGGCTGCTGATGTCCTTCTGAAAATTGCTTCGTTGTACAGCGAGGAATCTGAGACCAAGACAGCTGTTCTGGAGACTACTG GTGACGTGTTGAAAAAGCTCCTCTCAGGTTCAGCCCTTCAGTCGTACTGCTTCCTCTCCACACTGCTGGTCATGATGGGACTCCTAAAG GGAGAGGGGAAGATGAAGAAGGTGTCGCTGGTCCCAGGTCAGCTGTTGTGTTTGGAGCACGCTGTCCAGCAGGATTACTTCCCCCAGCACCACGCCTCGCTGCTTCACACCTTCGTGTCCAA GAACAGTGAAGCTCTCAAGTCCTGCGGAGCCGccagagagaggctgagctCTGCTCTGGAGAAGAGGTGCAACGACCAACACTGA
- the l3mbtl2 gene encoding LOW QUALITY PROTEIN: lethal(3)malignant brain tumor-like protein 2 (The sequence of the model RefSeq protein was modified relative to this genomic sequence to represent the inferred CDS: inserted 3 bases in 2 codons), with protein MPYHCVAYGCGKTAEDGVTLFKFPKDPEEFRKWEKQVQRTRALWVATPNSHLCSEHFGKEYFEPRPPTGXLKLKPGAAPTVFVRPLCSSCGGVGCSKCLPAIQRRGIAAEPREQNTNAEHSKMDETDRGGDQKHVSGGVVKLGEKDKEERPVVCEMCGTTGNISTFFSKTKRFCSISCSRSYSSNSKKSSILARLQGRPPSKKAIVWNKVNKAPPAQTGQDESGFEWGAYLERETSLAASVSCFRHAPLCAQWDDITLGMKVEVLNTNAVLPSKVYWIATVIQIAGYKALLRYEGFEHDSSHDFWCSLVSGDLKPIGWCAMTSKLLVPPQDVKQNIPDWKEYLMKKLVGAHTQPVDLCLKLAESMRTSFRVGMRVEVVDPKHVSRTRVAIIDSIIGGRLRLVYADQSDAPENIVSDFWCHMWSPLLHPLGWSSKVGHAIKAPANSVEAGTSGLKSNSDSTFLLFKKPRVVYMEGSFFEEGMKLEAIDPLNLGSICVATVHKVLYDGYLMVGIDGTISNNGSDWFCYHASSHAILPVDFCKKNNIPLTVPQGYDSQTFTWEKYLKETRAKAAPARLFNTDYPGHGFSANMKLEAVDLMEPRLVCVATVKRCVGRLLLIHFDGWEDEFDQWVDHESPDIYPVGWCELMGYQLQPPPGLVDLNTNQVVRNKKCKPFMYGKKRKKYAKKRLSDEQAKDDAGQQSEITGTNSPPGLLDLQSPSKXVPLIQPKTEPEEQEIFAVQVKVEEVEMETPIDPPGNPEQVCLGVVKQEDRGEQSKSGQNEVPEQTSLENVTHEKTQKNTAAEDGGDEQGPVEESFTSESNMEQSENEGQTLQQEGSSTEQERLEE; from the exons ATGCCCTACCACTGTGTGGCCTATGGATGCGGCAAAACTGCAGAAGATGGTGTGACATTGTTTAAATTCCCCAAGGACCCCGAGGAGTTTCGCAAATGGGAAAAGCAGGTCCAACGCACCCGTGCCCTGTGGGTCGCCACACCCAACTCTCACCTCTGCAGCGAGCATTTTGGCAAGGAGTACTTTGAGCCCAGGCCGCCCACGG CTCTGAAGCTGAAGCCGGGAGCTGCTCCTACAGTGTTCGTCCGTCCGCTCTGTTCCTCCTGCGGGGGAGTTGGCTGTAGCAAATGTCTGCCTGCTATCCAGCGGCGAGGCATCGCAGCTGAGCCGAGAGAGCAGAACACTAAT GCTGAACACAGTAAAATGGATGAGACTGACAGAGGTGGTGACCAAAAACATGTCTCAGGAGGAGTGGTGAAGCTAggggaaaaagacaaagaagaacgACCAG tgGTATGTGAGATGTGTGGCACCACCGGCAACATAAGCACCTTCTTTTCAAAGACCAAGCGTTTCTGCAGTATATCCTGCTCACGCTCCTATTCATCAAACTCCAAGAAGTCCTCCATACTGGCACGTCTGCAG GGAAGGCCCCCTTCCAAAAAAGCTATAGTGTGGAACAAGGTGAACAAAGCTCCTCCAGCCCAAACAGGACAGGATG AATCAGGTTTTGAGTGGGGCGCTTACCTGGAGAGGGAAACGTCCCTGGCTGCTTCTGTCTCCTGCTTCAGACAT GCTCCGCTGTGTGCCCAGTGGGACGACATCACTTTAGGGATGAAGGTGGAAGTCCTGAACACTAACGCCGTCCTGCCCAGTAAAGTCTACTGGATCGCCACTGTTATCCAGATTGCAG GATACAAAGCTCTGCTGAGGTACGAAGGCTTTGAGCACGACAGCAGCCACGATTTCTGGTGCAGCCTCGTCTCAGGAGACCTGAAGCCGATCGGGTGGTGCGCCATGACGAGCAAGCTGCTGGTGCCACCACAAG ATGTGAAGCAGAACATCCCAGACTGGAAAGAGTATCTGATGAAGAAGCTGGTGGGCGCCCACACTCAACCTGTTGACTTATGCCTGAAG CTGGCGGAGAGCATGAGGACCTCCTTCAGAGTGGGAATGCGTGTGGAGGTGGTGGACCCCAAACATGTGAGCCGGACCCGCGTGGCCATCATAGACTCCATTATTGGCGGCCGTCTGCGGCTGGTGTATGCGGACCAAAGCGACGCCCCCGAGAACATCGTCTCTGACTTCTGGTGCCACATGTGGAGCCCCCTCCTGCATCCGTTGGGCTGGTCCAGCAAAGTGGGTCATGCCATTAAGGCACCTG caaactCTGTGGAAGCTGGTACCAGTGGCTTGAAGAGTAACTCTGACAGTACATTCCTGCTCTTTAAAAAG CCCAGGGTCGTCTACATGGAGGGAAGTTTCTTTGAAGAAGGGATGAAGCTGGAGGCCATTGACCCTCTCAACCTGGGCAGCATCTGTGTGGCCACTGTACACAAG GTGCTGTATGATGGCTACCTGATGGTCGGTATTGACGGCACCATATCCAACAACGGCTCTGACTGGTTTTGTTACCACGCATCCTCTCACGCCATCCTTCCTGTTGACTTCTGTAAAAAGAACAACATCCCTCTCACTGTACCTCAAG GTTATGACTCTCAGACCTTCACCTGGGAAAAATACCTGAAGGAGACCAGAGCTAAAGCTGCACCGGCGCGACTGTTCAACACT GACTATCCAGGTCACGGTTTCTCCGCCAACATGAAGCTGGAGGCCGTGGACCTGATGGAGCCACGCCTGGTGTGTGTGGCCACCGTGAAGCGATGTGTTGGTCGCCTGCTGCTCATTCACTTCGACGGCTGGGAGGATGAGTTCGACCAGTGGGTCGACCACGAGTCCCCGGACATCTACCCCGTGGGTTGGTGCGAGCTCATGGGCTACCAGCTCCAGCCACCTCCTGGACTTG TTGATTTAAACACAAACCAGGTGGTACGGAACAAGAAATGCAAGCCCTTTATGTATGGGAAAAAGA gaaagaAGTATGCGAAAAAGAGGCTCTCTGATGAGCAAGCTAAAGACGACGCTGGTCAGCAGTCTGAGATCACTGGCACTAATAGTCCTCCAGGGCTCCTAGACCTTCAGTCTCCCTCCAA AGTGCCACTCATCCAGCCCAAGACTGAgccagaggagcaggaga TCTTTGCAGTGCAGGTAAAAGTGGAAGAGGTGGAGATGGAGACTCCCATTGATCCTCCAGGCAACCCTGAGCAAGTCTGTCTGGGCGTAGTcaaacaggaggacagaggggagCAGAGTAAGTCAGGACAGAATGAGGTGCCAGAGCAGACCAGCTTGGAAAACGTCACAcatgaaaagacacagaaaaacacagctgcagaagACGGAGGTGACGAGCAGGGCCCAGTGGAGGAGAGCTTTACGAGTGAAAGCAACATGGAGCAGAGTGAAAATGAAGGACAAACACTGCAGCAAGAGGGGAGCAGCACTGAGcaggagaggctggaggagTGA